A section of the Amycolatopsis sp. AA4 genome encodes:
- a CDS encoding AI-2E family transporter gives MSQPGRGHREQRSLSEPVADVTGFIPRGLRVSAALSWRFIVVIAALYAVVWLLGYLASVVVPVSIALLLSALLAPAVSRLVQIRFPRGLATAIVLVAGLAVLGGLLTFVITQFSSGLPELQQQLTTSLNQIKDWLINGPLHLRQEQIQDFINQAIGFLQNNQASLTTTALTTAGTVGEILTGFVLTLFVTIFFLAGGDGIWTFLVRGVPQRVRNRVNVAGRRGFASLVSYIRATAAVAVVDAVGIGIGLWIVGVPLVIPLATLVFLGAFIPIIGALITGGVAVLIALVSKGIIGAVVVLAIVVGVMQLESHVLQPLLLGRAVRLHPLAVVLAIAIGLVAAGIAGALLAVPLLAVLNAGVRSLLHEHDPDPATVDALHSQAANPNDDPEEGSDDKTADSEESTEDKK, from the coding sequence GTGAGCCAGCCAGGGCGCGGACACCGCGAACAACGGTCCCTTTCCGAACCAGTCGCCGACGTCACCGGCTTCATCCCGCGCGGCCTGCGCGTATCCGCCGCGCTGTCGTGGCGGTTCATCGTCGTGATCGCCGCGCTGTACGCGGTGGTGTGGCTGCTGGGCTATCTCGCCTCGGTCGTGGTGCCGGTGTCGATCGCGCTGCTGCTTTCCGCGCTGCTCGCCCCCGCGGTGTCGCGGCTCGTGCAGATCCGCTTCCCGCGCGGGCTCGCCACGGCGATCGTGCTCGTGGCCGGGCTCGCGGTGCTCGGCGGGCTGCTGACGTTCGTGATCACCCAGTTCTCCAGCGGGCTTCCCGAACTGCAGCAACAGCTGACCACGAGCCTCAACCAGATCAAGGACTGGCTGATCAACGGTCCGCTGCACCTGCGCCAGGAGCAGATCCAGGACTTCATCAACCAGGCGATCGGCTTCCTGCAGAACAACCAGGCGTCGCTCACCACCACCGCGCTGACCACCGCGGGCACCGTCGGCGAGATCCTCACCGGCTTCGTGCTGACCCTCTTCGTCACGATCTTCTTCCTCGCCGGCGGCGACGGCATCTGGACGTTCCTGGTGCGCGGCGTGCCGCAGCGGGTGCGCAACCGCGTGAACGTGGCCGGACGGCGCGGGTTCGCCTCGCTGGTCAGCTACATCCGCGCGACGGCGGCGGTGGCCGTGGTCGACGCGGTCGGCATCGGCATCGGGCTGTGGATCGTCGGCGTGCCGCTGGTGATCCCGCTGGCGACGCTGGTGTTCCTCGGCGCGTTCATCCCGATCATCGGCGCGCTGATCACCGGCGGCGTCGCGGTGCTGATCGCGCTCGTGTCGAAGGGCATCATCGGCGCGGTGGTCGTGCTGGCCATCGTGGTCGGCGTGATGCAGCTGGAAAGCCATGTGCTGCAGCCGTTGCTGCTCGGCCGCGCGGTGCGGCTGCACCCGCTCGCGGTGGTGCTGGCGATCGCCATCGGCCTGGTCGCCGCGGGCATCGCGGGCGCGCTGCTCGCCGTGCCGCTGCTGGCCGTGCTCAACGCCGGGGTCCGGTCGCTGCTGCACGAACACGATCCGGATCCGGCGACCGTCGACGCGCTGCACAGCCAAGCCGCCAATCCCAACGACGATCCCGAAGAGGGCTCGGACGACAAGACAGCCGACTCCGAAGAGAGCACAGAAGACAAGAAGTGA
- the macS gene encoding MacS family sensor histidine kinase gives MSVRPTRDPATPLWRGVVVLRVVTWLFALAVVIAHHSNFQRPWLAWLVVGVMGAWSAGSSVAYVRESGRHRWLVISDVALTTALMLTSPWILSDAQYEAASPLITTVWAAVAPLAAATRFGARGGVVAGLVVAVGTGIAREKIDLDVVRDGVLLCASGLLVGMAATLARTSAEALARALRTEAATAERERLARSIHDSVLQVLARVRRRGLEVGGEAAELARLAGEQEIALRALVSSEPTRSGDTADLRSALQLLATTSVQVSTPAGTVALPAHVTEELVAVTREALANVEKHAGPDAHAWVLLEDLGGEVVVSIRDDGPGIESGRLERAAAEGRLGVVKSIRGRVEDLGGTAVLDSAPGRGTEWEVRVPATMRDGR, from the coding sequence GTGAGCGTTCGTCCCACCCGAGATCCGGCGACGCCGCTGTGGCGCGGCGTCGTCGTGCTGCGCGTCGTCACGTGGCTGTTCGCGCTGGCGGTAGTGATCGCGCACCACTCGAACTTTCAACGGCCGTGGCTGGCGTGGCTCGTCGTCGGGGTGATGGGCGCGTGGTCTGCCGGATCGAGCGTCGCGTACGTGCGCGAGAGCGGACGGCACCGCTGGCTGGTGATCTCCGACGTCGCGCTCACCACGGCGCTCATGCTCACGTCGCCGTGGATTCTTTCGGACGCGCAGTACGAAGCAGCTTCGCCGTTGATCACCACAGTGTGGGCAGCGGTCGCCCCGCTCGCCGCCGCGACCCGCTTCGGCGCGCGCGGCGGCGTAGTGGCGGGCCTTGTCGTCGCAGTGGGGACGGGGATCGCGCGCGAGAAGATCGACCTCGACGTGGTCCGTGACGGAGTGCTGTTGTGCGCGAGCGGTCTCCTTGTCGGTATGGCGGCAACGCTCGCGCGTACGTCCGCCGAAGCGCTCGCGCGCGCCCTTCGCACCGAAGCGGCGACGGCCGAGCGTGAACGCCTCGCGCGCTCGATTCACGACAGCGTGCTTCAGGTTCTCGCACGCGTACGGCGGCGCGGTCTGGAAGTAGGCGGGGAAGCAGCGGAGCTGGCACGGCTCGCGGGGGAGCAGGAGATCGCGTTGCGCGCGTTGGTGAGCAGCGAGCCGACGCGGTCCGGCGACACCGCGGACCTCCGTTCGGCGTTGCAGCTGCTGGCGACCACGTCCGTGCAGGTGTCGACGCCGGCCGGAACGGTGGCCCTGCCCGCGCACGTGACCGAGGAACTCGTCGCGGTCACCCGCGAAGCACTGGCTAACGTGGAGAAACACGCTGGTCCGGACGCGCACGCCTGGGTGCTGCTGGAGGACCTCGGCGGCGAGGTCGTGGTGAGCATCCGCGACGACGGGCCGGGGATCGAGAGCGGCAGGCTGGAACGAGCGGCGGCCGAGGGCCGTCTCGGAGTAGTGAAGTCGATTCGCGGCCGGGTGGAAGACCTCGGCGGGACCGCGGTGCTGGACAGCGCTCCCGGCCGGGGCACGGAGTGGGAAGTGCGGGTGCCGGCGACGATGAGGGACGGGCGATGA